The proteins below are encoded in one region of Methanomassiliicoccus luminyensis B10:
- a CDS encoding alpha/beta hydrolase codes for MKIERLTIRGPDNCIPAVIIFPSNPLGGAAIAHGYGGSKEEQLGLAWRIAEAGLVACAIDLRGHGQNPMPLDENVMGDMEAAIRYLRKYGKVAAVGHSIGGRLALTSSADHAIGISPPLDHTYCARTQEQLRKFRSYRVRPDDPMVVFDILAKMPEWQANSDNRAMIIYGTRDVPEIAEACGALGPHQANVVRADDALHGDTYLLEAAFDAVTKQISRWFGDGKVRAADAPIEGSCGGAGTPNDAGA; via the coding sequence ATGAAGATAGAACGCCTGACCATCCGAGGGCCGGATAACTGCATCCCGGCCGTCATCATCTTCCCCTCAAACCCGCTGGGAGGAGCGGCCATCGCTCATGGCTACGGCGGAAGCAAGGAGGAGCAGCTGGGATTGGCATGGCGGATCGCCGAGGCCGGCCTGGTCGCCTGCGCCATCGATCTCCGAGGACACGGCCAGAACCCCATGCCGCTGGACGAGAACGTCATGGGGGATATGGAAGCGGCCATCCGCTACCTGCGAAAGTACGGGAAGGTCGCGGCCGTCGGCCATTCCATCGGAGGCCGCCTGGCGCTCACCAGCAGCGCCGACCATGCCATAGGCATTTCTCCCCCGCTCGATCATACATACTGCGCCAGGACCCAGGAGCAGCTGCGGAAGTTCAGGAGCTACCGGGTGCGGCCGGACGACCCCATGGTGGTCTTCGACATCCTCGCTAAGATGCCGGAGTGGCAGGCGAACAGCGATAACAGGGCCATGATCATTTATGGCACCAGGGACGTTCCAGAGATCGCCGAGGCCTGCGGGGCGCTGGGGCCACATCAGGCCAACGTGGTCAGGGCGGATGACGCGCTGCATGGCGACACCTACCTACTGGAGGCTGCCTTCGACGCCGTCACCAAGCAGATCTCCAGATGGTTCGGCGATGGAAAGGTGCGCGCCGCGGACGCCCCGATCGAGGGCTCATGCGGCGGGGCCGGAACGCCGAACGACGCCGGCGCGTGA
- a CDS encoding B12-binding domain-containing radical SAM protein, with protein sequence MHIKESAPGIGAAITAMADRFIESGLSKIVTWSGWESYGRTGEAASQGGVKIVLTASSIEMSDFNLNPFLAFAGGFPQVLVQKKLYPPVPSNEDGSAKFAPYGLRKVESLLIDEFGEENVVVTHPHNLHRFIGPNTEIIGITTMDPLGTGFVSRTYTSILGLNGRSATLAEFEDLMNDPSIRGSKAKVIVGGSGAWQISELKMQDALGVTSVLMGQAERSLPAIMRDILRGSVPDRTIPMDTPSPDEVPLIKKPAIYGTVEIMRGCGRGCSFCSPTLRHCHSFLLDHIVKEAEVNVRGGTRMIILQTDDVFLYRGKERFLPNKEAIVGLFRAMGMIEGMEYLQVAHASLAPVVYDPSIVEGIAPLLVDRSTWTCRNKRCASVEVGIESGSPRLMRQHMRGKMLPYPPEQWPDVVVRSIEILNDHDIYPLATLILGLPGETDEDIHATVELLERLDGSKLFYVPLLFTSEEESKLRQQRHGALRDLDEDQWGILSSCWKHNIDVWSPERARSILLASTMSGPYFWMKHGSKVLAPILRVSGLEDRLIGRKAAIPCQPNFCTPEIQPIEDAMYEKTEE encoded by the coding sequence ATGCATATTAAAGAGAGCGCCCCGGGAATCGGGGCGGCCATTACCGCCATGGCGGACCGTTTCATCGAGAGCGGATTGAGCAAGATCGTGACCTGGAGCGGCTGGGAGTCATATGGCAGAACGGGCGAGGCGGCATCCCAGGGCGGGGTCAAGATAGTCCTAACCGCATCGAGCATCGAGATGAGCGATTTCAACCTCAACCCCTTCCTGGCCTTCGCCGGAGGGTTTCCCCAGGTACTGGTCCAGAAGAAGCTCTATCCCCCTGTCCCGTCGAACGAAGATGGCTCGGCCAAGTTCGCGCCGTATGGACTGAGGAAGGTGGAGTCCCTTCTGATCGACGAGTTCGGAGAGGAGAACGTTGTTGTCACGCACCCCCACAACCTCCACCGCTTCATCGGGCCGAACACCGAGATAATCGGGATCACCACCATGGACCCACTGGGGACGGGGTTCGTGAGCAGGACCTACACCAGCATCCTCGGCCTGAACGGGAGGTCGGCCACGCTCGCCGAGTTCGAGGACCTGATGAACGATCCCAGCATCAGGGGCTCGAAAGCGAAGGTCATCGTGGGAGGCTCCGGCGCGTGGCAAATATCCGAACTGAAGATGCAGGACGCCTTGGGCGTGACTTCCGTTCTGATGGGGCAGGCCGAACGCTCGCTCCCCGCGATCATGCGGGACATCCTTCGCGGGAGCGTGCCGGACCGCACGATCCCCATGGACACGCCATCCCCTGACGAGGTTCCGCTGATAAAGAAGCCGGCCATATACGGCACGGTCGAGATCATGCGGGGATGCGGGCGAGGATGTTCCTTCTGCTCCCCGACGCTGCGCCATTGCCATTCCTTCCTCCTCGACCACATCGTAAAGGAGGCGGAAGTGAACGTGCGGGGCGGGACCAGGATGATCATCCTCCAGACGGACGATGTGTTCCTGTACCGGGGAAAGGAGCGGTTCCTACCCAATAAAGAGGCCATCGTGGGCCTGTTCAGGGCCATGGGGATGATCGAGGGCATGGAATACCTCCAGGTCGCCCACGCCTCGCTCGCTCCGGTCGTATACGATCCGTCCATCGTCGAGGGGATAGCCCCTCTTCTGGTGGACAGGTCCACCTGGACATGCCGGAACAAGCGCTGCGCGTCCGTGGAGGTGGGCATCGAGAGCGGGAGCCCCCGCCTGATGCGGCAGCACATGCGCGGCAAGATGCTACCCTACCCGCCGGAGCAATGGCCGGACGTGGTGGTCAGGTCCATAGAGATACTGAACGATCACGACATTTACCCACTGGCGACATTGATCCTCGGACTGCCGGGGGAAACGGATGAGGACATCCATGCCACCGTTGAACTCCTGGAGCGGCTGGACGGCTCGAAGCTGTTCTACGTCCCCCTCCTGTTCACGTCGGAAGAGGAGTCCAAGCTCAGACAGCAGCGCCATGGGGCCCTCAGAGATCTCGACGAAGATCAATGGGGCATCCTCTCCAGCTGCTGGAAGCACAACATCGATGTGTGGAGCCCCGAGAGGGCGAGGTCGATCTTGCTGGCCAGCACCATGTCCGGCCCCTATTTTTGGATGAAGCATGGGAGCAAGGTCCTCGCACCGATCCTGAGGGTCTCCGGTCTCGAGGACCGGCTGATCGGAAGGAAGGCCGCGATCCCGTGCCAGCCCAACTTTTGCACGCCGGAGATCCAACCCATCGAGGATGCCATGTACGAGAAGACCGAGGAGTGA
- the cysS gene encoding cysteine--tRNA ligase: protein MSEGEPVALRIFNTLTKREEEFRPIDDKRVKMYVCGVTVYDDIHMGHARSIIVFDMIARYLRYRGYDVTHLTNFTDVDDKIINRAAEMGMDPLALSSMYIKRYFEDVDALGVNRADDYPKASENIAEIIAMTQRIIDNGFGYVSEDGSVYFSVDKVQDYGRLTGQKLEDMQAGARVEVNEMKRNPYDFALWKAAKPGEIAWDSPWGKGRPGWHIECSAMCTEYLGETIDIHGGGNDLIFPHHENEILQSEAANRKPLANYWVHNGMLQVQDAKMSKSLKNFFTLRDVLKKRTRQEIRFYVLSAHYRGPQVYSEAALEEAAASLKRLHNTVHELRAALGKTKGDDNAEALVSTFRGQFIESMDQDFNSRAAVSAMFDLVRETNRLLAEGKLSNEGVENILHVLGEVDTVFGILPSEEAAQEDRSGEIIEILIEVRNELRKRKQYDLADKVRDRLKEKGIELQDTSEGVKWKRSSG, encoded by the coding sequence ATGAGCGAGGGGGAACCAGTGGCTCTCAGGATATTCAATACTCTCACCAAGCGGGAAGAGGAGTTCAGGCCTATCGACGACAAGCGGGTCAAGATGTACGTGTGCGGCGTGACCGTGTATGACGACATCCATATGGGCCATGCCCGCTCCATCATCGTGTTCGACATGATCGCCCGGTACCTGCGCTACCGCGGGTACGATGTCACCCACCTCACCAACTTCACAGATGTGGACGACAAGATCATCAATCGCGCTGCGGAGATGGGCATGGACCCCCTGGCCCTGTCCAGCATGTACATAAAGCGCTACTTCGAGGACGTCGACGCGCTGGGGGTCAACAGGGCCGATGACTACCCCAAGGCGTCGGAGAACATCGCCGAGATCATAGCGATGACCCAGAGGATCATCGATAACGGCTTCGGGTACGTCAGCGAGGACGGGAGCGTGTACTTCTCGGTGGACAAGGTCCAGGACTACGGGCGGCTTACGGGCCAGAAGCTGGAGGACATGCAGGCGGGGGCGCGGGTCGAGGTCAACGAGATGAAGAGGAACCCCTATGACTTCGCGCTGTGGAAGGCCGCCAAGCCCGGGGAGATAGCCTGGGACAGCCCCTGGGGGAAAGGGCGCCCGGGGTGGCACATCGAATGCTCGGCCATGTGCACCGAGTACCTGGGGGAGACGATCGACATCCATGGGGGCGGCAATGACCTCATCTTCCCCCACCACGAGAACGAGATCCTGCAGTCCGAGGCGGCCAACCGTAAGCCTCTGGCCAACTATTGGGTCCACAATGGCATGCTGCAGGTGCAGGACGCCAAGATGTCCAAGTCCCTGAAGAACTTTTTCACCCTGAGGGACGTGCTGAAGAAGCGCACCCGGCAGGAGATCAGGTTCTACGTGCTGTCGGCCCATTACCGCGGGCCCCAGGTGTACTCCGAAGCGGCGCTGGAAGAGGCCGCGGCCAGCCTGAAGAGGCTGCACAACACCGTTCATGAGCTGCGTGCCGCCCTCGGCAAAACAAAAGGGGACGATAACGCCGAGGCGCTGGTGAGCACCTTCCGCGGGCAGTTCATCGAGTCCATGGACCAGGACTTCAACTCCCGGGCCGCGGTCTCCGCCATGTTCGACCTCGTCAGGGAGACGAACCGTCTGCTGGCCGAGGGAAAGCTCAGCAACGAAGGAGTGGAGAACATCCTTCACGTGCTGGGGGAAGTGGACACTGTGTTCGGCATCCTGCCTTCCGAGGAGGCAGCGCAGGAGGACCGGTCCGGGGAGATCATCGAGATCCTGATCGAGGTGCGCAACGAGCTGAGGAAGCGGAAGCAGTACGACCTCGCCGATAAAGTAAGGGACAGGCTCAAGGAGAAGGGGATCGAGCTCCAGGATACCTCGGAGGGGGTAAAATGGAAGAGGAGCTCTGGATAA
- a CDS encoding glutamate--tRNA ligase → MGGMMSADLREVVKKYTLQNAALFGGKANPKAVLGKVLAEQPELRSRAKEVAAAAEEAAREVQAMPFDDICRMVGDIDPNLLKKTKCEKKHVLPDLPGAEEGKVVMRFAPGPSGPLHLGHTRVAILNDEYVKRYKGKYINRLEDTNPDKIDPDAYKMIPEDLEWLGIHVDETVIQSDRFEIYYDYAGKLIDLGKAYVCTCQADTWRKLKEESKACPHRDQSPEEAHALLDKMLSRGFREEEAVLVVKTDLKHPNPAVRDFIGLRIVDSVPHPRTGTEYTVYPMMNFSVAIDDHLLGLTHVIRGKDHLNNTLRQEYIFDYFGWKKPWYFHYGLVRIPEAILKTSTVGKGIKSGEYSGWDDVRLGTVRAMAKRGISAEAIRSYWLDVGMKEVDIEFAWDNLYAFNKQIIDPVADRYYFVWDPQELEIVGVDKLESRSPLHPDHPEKGVRHHVLAPPLKVYITGDDLAGFRERGTVRLKDLCNLRWDGERGVYTGNDHNVLREGVKIAHWAPVDGVECEVMMPDGTVKKGIAEKLPSQEEGKVVQFERFGFARIETVAPMIRAYFTQN, encoded by the coding sequence ATGGGCGGGATGATGTCCGCCGATCTGAGAGAGGTCGTCAAGAAGTACACGCTGCAGAACGCCGCCCTGTTCGGGGGCAAGGCCAATCCCAAGGCCGTGCTCGGCAAGGTGCTGGCAGAACAGCCTGAGCTTCGCTCCAGGGCCAAGGAAGTGGCCGCCGCGGCGGAAGAGGCCGCCCGCGAGGTGCAGGCCATGCCCTTCGATGACATCTGCAGGATGGTCGGGGACATCGACCCGAACCTACTGAAGAAGACCAAGTGCGAGAAGAAGCATGTCCTGCCCGACCTGCCCGGCGCGGAGGAGGGCAAGGTGGTCATGCGCTTCGCGCCCGGTCCCTCGGGACCTTTGCACCTGGGCCACACCAGGGTGGCGATCCTCAACGATGAGTATGTCAAGAGGTACAAGGGAAAGTACATCAACCGCCTGGAGGACACCAACCCCGACAAGATCGATCCCGACGCCTATAAGATGATCCCGGAGGATCTGGAGTGGCTCGGCATACACGTGGACGAGACGGTCATCCAGAGCGACCGCTTCGAGATCTACTATGACTATGCGGGCAAGCTCATCGACCTGGGCAAGGCGTACGTGTGCACCTGCCAGGCCGACACCTGGAGAAAGCTGAAGGAAGAGAGCAAAGCATGCCCGCACCGTGACCAGTCCCCGGAGGAAGCGCACGCTCTGCTGGACAAGATGCTCTCCCGCGGGTTCAGGGAGGAGGAGGCGGTCCTCGTGGTCAAGACCGACCTGAAGCATCCCAATCCCGCGGTCAGGGACTTCATCGGGCTGAGGATCGTGGACTCGGTCCCCCACCCCCGGACCGGGACCGAGTACACCGTGTACCCCATGATGAACTTCTCGGTCGCCATCGATGACCATCTGCTCGGCCTCACCCACGTCATCAGAGGCAAGGACCACCTCAACAACACCCTGAGGCAGGAGTACATCTTCGATTACTTCGGCTGGAAGAAGCCGTGGTACTTCCACTACGGGCTGGTGCGCATACCGGAAGCGATCCTCAAGACCTCTACCGTGGGCAAGGGGATCAAGAGCGGCGAGTACTCGGGATGGGACGACGTGCGCCTGGGTACGGTGCGCGCCATGGCCAAGAGGGGCATCTCGGCCGAGGCCATACGCAGCTACTGGCTGGACGTGGGCATGAAGGAAGTGGACATAGAGTTCGCCTGGGACAACCTGTACGCGTTCAACAAGCAGATCATCGACCCGGTGGCCGACCGCTACTACTTCGTGTGGGACCCCCAGGAGCTGGAGATCGTCGGGGTGGATAAGCTGGAGTCCCGCTCGCCCCTTCATCCCGATCACCCCGAGAAGGGCGTCAGGCACCATGTCCTCGCCCCGCCCCTAAAGGTCTACATTACCGGCGACGACCTGGCCGGGTTCAGGGAGCGCGGCACCGTGCGCCTGAAGGACCTGTGCAACCTGCGCTGGGACGGCGAGAGGGGCGTGTACACCGGCAACGACCATAATGTGCTACGCGAGGGAGTGAAAATAGCGCATTGGGCCCCCGTCGACGGCGTGGAATGCGAGGTGATGATGCCCGACGGCACCGTCAAGAAGGGCATCGCCGAGAAGCTGCCTTCTCAGGAAGAGGGGAAAGTAGTACAGTTCGAGCGGTTCGGCTTCGCCAGGATAGAGACGGTGGCCCCGATGATCAGGGCCTACTTCACCCAGAACTGA
- a CDS encoding radical SAM protein gives MEEELWIRAGKKAALLAGGPVKVSSDFRPPFPLSRSTAGPGAGSAAIVLAFEGARVKKAISTEEGEFELVGAGPVYSLLRNGEMFIESVEIEPVVFHAPEQAFFNLGTRCIYNCKFCASPRLDERMDKGLDPDKIVALIRRAAARPDFRAVALTSAVVAAPQGTVDRMAYVISEVRKTHPDVPIGVEPYVDDLAQIDQLKGAGADEIKINIETYDRGIFEKVCGEQDFERIMAAIAHAGRVFGKGKVASNIIVGMGESDQNVLDGVRALAQLGCVATLRPLRLNDINRGPMIEALGPLEPISPDRILRLAKGHKRILEEHGLDTRTFHTMCHECTCCDIVPFRDI, from the coding sequence ATGGAAGAGGAGCTCTGGATAAGGGCCGGGAAGAAGGCCGCTCTGCTCGCCGGCGGGCCCGTCAAAGTATCGTCCGATTTCCGCCCCCCGTTCCCGCTGTCGAGGTCCACCGCCGGCCCCGGGGCCGGCTCTGCCGCCATAGTGCTGGCGTTCGAGGGCGCCAGGGTCAAAAAGGCCATATCGACGGAGGAGGGGGAGTTCGAGCTCGTCGGGGCAGGTCCGGTGTACTCCCTCTTGAGGAACGGGGAGATGTTCATCGAGAGCGTGGAGATCGAGCCGGTGGTGTTCCACGCGCCGGAGCAGGCGTTCTTCAACCTTGGCACGCGGTGCATCTACAACTGCAAGTTCTGCGCCTCCCCCCGGCTGGACGAGAGGATGGACAAGGGCCTGGACCCCGATAAGATCGTGGCGTTGATACGCCGCGCGGCGGCCCGCCCTGACTTCAGGGCCGTGGCGCTGACCTCGGCGGTGGTGGCGGCGCCGCAGGGGACCGTGGACAGGATGGCCTACGTCATCTCGGAGGTGCGGAAGACCCACCCCGACGTGCCCATCGGGGTGGAGCCGTACGTTGACGACCTGGCACAGATCGACCAGCTGAAAGGCGCCGGGGCCGACGAGATCAAGATCAACATCGAGACCTACGACCGCGGCATCTTCGAGAAGGTGTGCGGGGAGCAGGACTTCGAGCGCATCATGGCCGCCATCGCCCACGCCGGCAGGGTGTTTGGGAAGGGAAAGGTGGCTTCGAACATTATCGTAGGGATGGGAGAGAGCGACCAGAACGTGCTGGACGGCGTCAGGGCGCTGGCCCAGCTGGGGTGCGTGGCCACCCTCCGCCCCCTGCGGCTGAACGACATCAACCGTGGGCCCATGATCGAGGCCCTCGGCCCCCTGGAGCCGATATCGCCGGACCGCATCCTGCGCCTGGCCAAGGGGCACAAGCGCATACTGGAGGAGCACGGTCTTGACACCAGGACGTTCCACACCATGTGCCACGAGTGCACCTGCTGCGACATAGTCCCGTTCAGGGACATCTAG
- the cysE gene encoding serine O-acetyltransferase: protein MLMGWKDDVNTVLARDPAPRSFGEALMFSPGLHAIILHRVSHRFFMNGHYKTARAVNYWARVLTGADIHPGATIGKGFFIDHATGVVIGETAEIGDNVSIFQGVTLGGVSTSKEKRHPTLEDNVVVGAHATVLGNIVIGAGSKIGAGSVVVKDVPPNSTVVGIPGKVVKRNGEKEKRIEVRRENLPDPLVEALDDICASIERVERRVSELEEKLNKP from the coding sequence ATGCTTATGGGCTGGAAGGACGACGTTAACACGGTCCTGGCACGGGATCCCGCGCCCAGGTCGTTCGGCGAGGCGCTGATGTTCAGCCCCGGCCTTCACGCCATCATCCTCCACCGCGTGTCGCACCGCTTCTTCATGAACGGGCACTACAAGACCGCCCGGGCCGTCAACTACTGGGCGAGGGTCCTAACCGGCGCCGACATCCATCCCGGCGCGACCATCGGCAAGGGGTTCTTCATCGACCACGCCACCGGCGTGGTCATCGGGGAAACGGCCGAGATCGGGGACAACGTATCCATCTTCCAGGGGGTGACGCTGGGAGGGGTGAGCACTTCAAAAGAGAAGAGACACCCGACCCTGGAGGACAACGTCGTAGTGGGAGCCCACGCCACCGTGCTGGGCAACATCGTCATCGGGGCCGGCTCCAAGATCGGCGCCGGGTCGGTGGTAGTGAAGGACGTCCCGCCCAACAGCACCGTGGTCGGGATCCCCGGGAAAGTGGTCAAGCGCAATGGGGAGAAAGAGAAGCGCATCGAGGTGCGGCGGGAGAATCTGCCAGACCCCCTGGTGGAGGCGCTCGACGATATATGCGCCTCCATCGAGCGGGTGGAGCGCCGGGTCAGCGAGCTTGAGGAAAAGCTCAATAAGCCATAG
- a CDS encoding UbiD family decarboxylase — protein MAVRDVLAKMKDTITIDRDVPLEYEVSKILAENQTTPVIFKNLAGMRAAGNIWSTRERISGALDITKEQLIPKMLEAMANPSEPKVAKEGAFMDDVRTEFDLTKLPIPKYFPGDQGRYITSAVAVAEYEGKRNLSFHRMKLHDERSFALRLVPRHLYTMWKNAQAQGKELPVAFCMGVCPPVLLAAAISTDYGTDEMRIANSLRERTKGSGLEVAKLNNGLMVPAASEIVFEGRITSRMVDEGPFMDITGTYDSVRKAPIFEVDRLYMRKDPLFHLLLPGGYEHYMLMGLPREPIIYRTVNQVVPKVHGVRLTEGGCCWLHGVVSITKNKEGDGINAAMAAFSGHPSMKKVTIVDEDIDIFDDRDVEWAEATRFQASRSLMVVNNAAGSSLDPSSEGTTSKVAIDATKPFGAKGFDRAKLA, from the coding sequence ATGGCCGTGAGGGACGTTCTCGCCAAAATGAAGGACACCATAACCATCGATCGCGATGTTCCGTTGGAGTATGAGGTATCCAAGATACTCGCGGAGAACCAGACCACTCCGGTCATATTCAAGAACCTCGCCGGCATGCGGGCCGCCGGCAACATATGGAGCACCAGGGAGAGGATCTCCGGCGCTCTGGACATAACCAAGGAGCAGCTCATCCCCAAGATGCTGGAGGCCATGGCCAACCCTTCTGAACCAAAGGTCGCCAAGGAGGGAGCGTTCATGGACGACGTGAGGACGGAGTTCGACCTTACCAAGCTGCCGATACCCAAGTACTTCCCCGGCGATCAGGGCAGGTACATCACCTCCGCCGTGGCGGTCGCCGAGTACGAGGGCAAGAGGAACCTGTCCTTCCACCGCATGAAGCTGCACGATGAGAGGAGCTTCGCGCTCAGGCTGGTCCCCCGGCACCTTTACACCATGTGGAAGAACGCGCAGGCCCAGGGAAAGGAGCTGCCCGTGGCGTTCTGCATGGGGGTGTGCCCGCCGGTCCTGCTGGCAGCGGCCATCTCCACCGACTACGGCACCGACGAGATGAGGATCGCCAACTCCCTCCGGGAGAGGACCAAGGGCAGCGGGCTGGAGGTCGCCAAGCTCAACAACGGGCTGATGGTCCCGGCGGCCTCGGAGATAGTGTTCGAGGGCCGCATCACCTCCCGCATGGTCGATGAAGGCCCCTTCATGGACATCACCGGGACCTACGACTCGGTAAGGAAGGCGCCCATATTCGAGGTCGACCGCCTCTACATGCGCAAGGACCCCCTGTTCCACCTGCTTCTGCCTGGAGGCTACGAGCACTACATGCTCATGGGCCTTCCCCGGGAGCCCATAATCTATCGCACCGTGAACCAGGTCGTCCCAAAGGTGCACGGGGTGCGGCTGACCGAGGGCGGCTGCTGCTGGCTCCACGGCGTGGTATCGATCACCAAGAACAAGGAGGGGGACGGGATCAACGCCGCCATGGCGGCGTTCTCCGGGCATCCCTCCATGAAGAAGGTCACCATCGTGGACGAGGACATCGACATCTTCGATGACCGGGATGTGGAGTGGGCCGAGGCCACTAGGTTCCAGGCCTCCCGCTCCCTGATGGTGGTGAACAACGCCGCCGGCTCCTCCCTGGACCCATCGTCCGAGGGGACAACCTCCAAGGTCGCCATCGACGCCACCAAACCGTTCGGGGCAAAAGGGTTCGACCGGGCCAAGCTGGCATAG
- a CDS encoding hemerythrin domain-containing protein, which translates to MDIIERIRSEHRGILGDLNELLNGPIDNVDKYAREYLDLMAKVEAHEKGEEASIYQAISTDLDVRPIALQSMEEHRVIRNLMRDLADVKVNEETWLPKLVVLNNMISLHFQIEEGNIFPLLDEMIAAEDKEKLDKEFEAEESRQIQKIRG; encoded by the coding sequence ATGGACATCATCGAGCGCATAAGGTCGGAGCACCGTGGCATACTGGGGGACCTGAACGAGCTTCTGAACGGCCCGATAGACAACGTGGACAAATACGCGAGGGAATACCTCGACCTCATGGCCAAGGTGGAGGCCCACGAGAAGGGCGAGGAGGCCTCCATCTACCAGGCCATCTCCACCGACCTCGACGTCCGCCCCATCGCCCTGCAGTCAATGGAGGAGCACCGGGTCATCAGGAACTTGATGAGGGACCTGGCCGACGTAAAGGTCAACGAGGAGACCTGGCTCCCCAAGCTGGTGGTATTGAACAACATGATCTCGTTGCACTTCCAGATCGAGGAAGGGAATATCTTCCCGCTTCTTGACGAGATGATCGCCGCCGAGGACAAGGAGAAGCTCGACAAGGAGTTCGAGGCGGAGGAGAGCAGGCAGATCCAGAAGATCAGGGGCTGA